The DNA sequence TATCCGGTTAATTGAATATCCAATGTAAAATTGAttgatttaatattttaaaaatcgTTTGATATATCACTATACTACCCTTATTACTAATATTTTGGTAGTTTTTTTTGGCACGTTTCTAAAAAGTGCATTGAACAATGGTTTATAATGAAATTGATAATTAGAgttgattgaattttattttatttttcttctaaaaatgGGTATCTAGGCCAAGTTAtatcagggttgaatgagaagcatttaactttcactgaaagcaatgaaaaacactaaacaccttGGGGTGTtagtggcccaaggtgtacctagtaggagtcgaacttaggacatccATGTTTACGGTccgtaccaagttcattgcacACCAACTActtccaaatttgaattttaaaataatgtATCAAATTCAAATATATCATTGGATAAATGGATTCGAATCTGAATGATTGTAAATCCAAGCCGAATCCGATCCATTTGCGTCCCAAGCTTGGAACTTGGGAAATATGAACTTGGGTCGGACTTGGTCATACCTTGGAATGATTATAATTAAGTTGATTTTTATCCTTATAGTTAAACAAACGCGTTCaactttttaattttaaaacctaAACATTGAAGCCAAAGATATAAGACAAGATTCAAAGTTTTGAAAAGTCAAGAAACCAAGTTTTAAGTCTCTCAAATGTCTGATGGTTTAAGGTTTGACCATTAAGGagttaaaatatattttttaagtctttaaaaaaaaaaaaaaaaaaaaaggtttattcAGGTATTTTTATCTACCTCAAAAGCAATTCAGTTTTGAAGAAGATTATTGTCATATGAATTTATGAGGAAATGATGATATTAATACTTGTAGAATCCTCATGCCATGCCACATGCTACTATTAGTATTTCTATGCATATCACATGCCAAACATAAAATTGGAAAATCAggtaatagaaataaaaattaaataaatagagGAAGAAAGTTTTTGATCCGCCAATCAAGTAACTGACACCGTTGTTTGGATGACAGGTCATTGAAATGGATTATTTCTCTCCCCTATTTGATAAACTCTCAATAAAACACCCGCTTTTGTGTTTCTCTTCCTATTTTAAAACCCCATGAAACTAAAATTGAAGTAAAAttaaaacaagaataaaatgaaaaaatatatatatatatatatatatatatatatcatctcCTATAATTctataacccaaaaaaaaaaacctacaatGGTATATTATTTTTAACCAAAATATCATTGAAAATTCTTTTACTAGCCTCTTTTCTGTTGTGGACCCAAAATGTTGTCATTTCACTTTACATCAACTCTACTCCAACCAAACACTTCAATTAAGTGTTCCTTTTATATCTTCTCTTGttttaatttactttaatgtataGCAGAAATTTCTGTTTTAATTGATTTCAAACCAATGTGAGAGTCTCATCTTCATAAGAgtcttttgaaaaattttactTTGAAATGTTATAGATGGGGTCAATTAACATTGGTCCTCTATCTATCCAATGATTATAATTGACATATTATATTAGCTATTTATTGGTTTGGCCTAATTTGACAGCTTAAAATTAATGGAGGAAAATCGACCATATAAATGAATTTGTAGTTGAATTTAATATATAGGATGTATAAGACcaatggtttgaggaatcaaaaACAGCCATCCTTGTGGTTCAAAAATAggtttctttgaaaaaattatttaactAGAGCCATGGAAAGGATATTTACCCTTTTTCGCTAATGATgggtattcaggccttcggcctgactagttcCGCGAGTCCATACTGACTCTACAACCGCATGGATTAAATCAtatcgaggttgaatgagaaccattcaacttttactgaaagtagtgaagaacactaaacacctccgtgtgagtggcccaatgtgtgatgtccgagtttacggcCCGTACCAAGTttattgctcaccaactgcactacccccttgggttaaaaAAGTTATttgagatctctctctctctctctctctctatatatatatatatatttccttctTATGacactctctttccttttctaacAAACAACAGTGACAACAATAAACTCAGGCTTATCCTAACTTGATGGGATCGACTACATgattccataaaaaaaatttaataataataataaaaaaaaaaaggaaaaggaagagtcGAGTGTAAGAGGAAAGAAGCATACCATAATAATTCAAGATAAtttcaactaaatggggtcgactactttctctctcctcttcatcTGTTGACAAATTATCTTTTACCACCCTTTTttattattggaaaaaaaaaaagaattcattAAAAGAAATTGAGTTATTTACATGAGTTTTCGAAGTATTATTTTTGTGATACTCTCTCACCACCCTATTAGTTGCCTCCCACCAATATCACTATCCTAATGATTAgtatgaaaataaatttttggaattagtcttttttttttctcaaagttGGCTgtataggagagagagggagaggttcAAAATTACAAGTTTCTGATAGATGTTCAGCTTTTAGAAGCCACATCAAATTGCTCTCATGTTAATCATGGAGAAACAGCCCAACGGATAATTAGAAAGACTTTACCATATCTCTTTGAAATTTTTGTCAAATTCTTCCCACTGAAGTTTCCATCCACGAATATTGGAGAGCTCTATCGTTATACAGTTTTGACCATAAGGCTCTGATTTGGATGGACCCGGTTGAAgtgatcattttttatttgacaATAGAGTGTgggttgggtttgattttatCCATAATCGACCTTTTTTTGATACATGACCAGGTTAAGCCCAAATCTCTGACTCTCAAATTGGTGACTTCCATGGGAAAGGTTATGAAGACAAGTCATTGATGAACAAGTAATGTGGGCATATAAATTGCAGGTACCAAGTCttgaaaggaaataaaagaccTAATCTGATGGCTGGCCATGTCATATATGACCAATTGATCAACACCAGTATAGACAGGTCCACTGATGAAACGGGATCCTTTCTCGCGCGACATGACGTATAGTGCAGGAGTACCTTGGATTGTGTGACCATGCCTTGGGCTGCATGTCTAAGGGCTCTTAACCCTTAAATCTGTGCTACCCTATAGAGTGTGATGCAGGCCAACCCAATCCTTGACTGATTCGAGATTAAAATGATgctttttatttaaaaagaaaaaaaacaaatcattttTTATACATATAAACATCCATATCAGCTTAGTATTAGTATCAAATCCGGCCAATAAAGTTGTACTTACTTTCTTTTTTGACCTTTTTCCTACCCTTTATTTTCTGCCTTTTAAAGCTGGAAAGGGTATCTTAATCATGTTTTAACATATGATCCTAATGATGTCATTTGCCAAGGGTTTATGACTAATGAAAATTGCTTTTATAATCTATTTCTTTAGAGTATGGTGAAGGATTAAGCATTCAACCCCTCTAAGGTGGTTGTTTCTATAGTATGTCAACCTTATTGTTTGAGGAAGATCACGGATAATTAGCTGAACTCAATTTTCGATTGAAAAATGTAACCGATTTCTAGGGCTCATGTCAATTCCAATCAattttgaatatattttttttagaaccCGATCACTGAAACCGATCCCATTGCCACGCGATTCCAATTTCTAGGGTTCATGCATAGATTTTCATCATAAATTTGAGTTGGGATCTCATGATACCCAAATTGCTTATAatgtatttgttttctttttagtgGATAAGCATTTTAGAGAAGATGTGGTTAGTTAATTAGTTTTGTTGGGTTTAGTTAGTTAAGTCTGTTGGGTTTAGTTAATTATTTAAGGAAGAGCTAATCCGAACTCAAGAGGTCTTTATAATACACAGACCTTGAAGACCCATGCTGGCAAACAACTTGGAGGTTGGAAATGGGACATGACAATTGATACCACAGCCCAAAAGGCCTAAACGATCTTCACCTACCAAACACCAAACAAAAATGCAAACCACTTAATTGCAGTTTTGTGGGGTGGGGATGTTCTCATCTGTATTGTTTCATCGTGCAGTTATCACTTAGGGGGGGAATGTCTCATCTAGATCGTTCTATCGTACAGTTATTAGTGAAGAAAATTTTTGTCCATAATATTTCATATCTTTAGTTCATAGTTTTTAGAATTAATATTGGATCAACCAAGACTAATAATGATACTTGACGGATAataatgtttttatattttcttaattttcctaATGTTATTTTGTCCTTTCATGCCGTATTGATGATGACTgaggagactagcacagcaacccagactagcacagcaacccaccgccatgatctccacttaaatcgcagatgcacagatggggaattgAACCTAAGACCatgcgcctaatccacacaatccccagttcgccctaaccatctgggcaacccacgggtggatataaaataaataagaaaacacacatacactcacacaatgcgtacgacagggttcgatcccacgacctcctcccctgggtgccaACTCCACATGCCgccggctccacaagccgaagctaccaccactaggctatcctaatgTTCGTACCCAGTTATACTTCATTCCTTAGAAGTTAAATAACATATGACCTAAATTCTAAAATCATTCTTTCCCTATTTCGTTTACTGACACAGGGAATgacttaattaatttatttttgaatgatattttattaatttctgtAAATACttagattttctattttttttttcacataatCTTTCTCGTCTGgttctattatatttttttttggatatttatatttcaaatatatttttttgtagttgaaaattaattttcataACATTGACTCGGTGGTCCACTCAAATCGAATCGGCCGGCAATCGAATCAGCCGGCCGGGGTGTGAGATCAATCTATTGAGTTTTCAAACGATGGGGTCCTCCTCGCCACCGGAATGCCGCGTCTTGACCTCCCAAGATCATACTCGGACCACATGCAAGGTGGAGTGTTTTGGCTAAAGTAAAAGTTGGTCAGAATTTGATTCCATTGAATTGAATAAATCGTTATACTAACAAGGAAAGGAAGTGGAAAAATTCCAGGGAAAGATAGGAAATAAACGAGAAAGGGTCTTTAGaccaggagagagaaagagtccAGAGTTGGGAATTGAAGTTAGAATTGAAACGTAAAGACTTTTGATCCACTCGACTCTTGAGAAGGGCTGAGGGTGATGTTGACCTATTTGCCTAGATTCTCTTGACACCACCCCAAACATCCCCGTCCCCAATTCCAACACTCTATAGACATACCTTCCCTGAAACTTCTCAAGGTTctgtttgggttttctttgggGAGAGGTTTACCTAGGAACCCAGAGTGCAGTTTCCCATCAATAGGGATCACCGAAGATGATTTTTGTACACCAGACAGTGTGGAGAGAATGTGAAATGAAATCTGAACTGTggggaccttttttttttttattatgaatgAGGGAATACTTGGGGTGGGTAATAGATATGGAATGGGAGACTTGAATCCCAGACTCCTAAGCACATAATGCAATAGACTACGGTAAGTAGTTGACCACCCAAACCATTtgtcattttattattattagggaaaatGTTCTCTATGCAGGAGCACATTCCCTCTGtctgtgtctatctttctcttccaGAGATTTAAATCTCAAGAGTCAAATTCATTTCAGTCTTGCTGATACCAATCCAGATTAGTTTGTATCATTTTTGGATTGATTGGTTTTACCCCCACTTTTCATTAAAAATGGGGttttgacaattttacccttgatctgATACCTTATTTAGGATTAGACAAGTATCGGTATCACCAAGGCCGATCCTGATTCTTGATATAGTCTaaccaatccaataccaataatTAGAACCATGCTCTCCTCCCCTAATCAAGGGGTAGAGATGTCTTTTCACATGGataggagagaaatagacacataaGAAGATTCCATGAGCCACTAGGGTAGGGTACGTAGCAGCTTTGAGTTTATCTCTCTCACCTtgtcacatgaaatgacctcattGCCCTCCTATGTATGATACCATTGTGTCGCACCTCATTGGTACCCTCTCCTATGCTGCTTGCATAGACCCTTCTCCTTATAATCATTGTTGGAAGAACCATAAGGCCATGGCAACTAATTAGGCAAGACATACACGCACATGaatgaatgtgtgtgtgtgtgagagagagagagagagagagagagagagagaatatgtaGTTTCCTTTCTGGATTCTGGAATGTCAATTTTACCACTTTGTCACTCTTACTTGGTATATATGCTAGTGTGCAGTAAGTATGCCAGTTTAGGGTTAGACATCACATCACAATTCTAAATTTTGGTCAGCGAAAATGCTTAAATATAAGGTTGACAATGGAGAATGactgaaaccaaaaaaaaaagacaatatagGATGATGGCAGTGATCACTCCCACTTGGCAGTTTTCACTCTCAAGAGAGATTTTTCAGCTAAGATACAAGCAAGATTATTGCGTTACATCTTTTATCTGTTGGGGTTTATCTATCAGTCTTTTTGATACCATCTCAgcctcccaaaaaaaatcttgtttcttTATCCATTGAAGACTTCCAAGGATTCAACCCTTCACCACATCCTCCTCCGCAGACCCTTTTCAGcagtgaagaaagaaagaaatatttcaaaagcAAGATACTGTGAGTCCTAAAGACACGCACCATCACTGTTTTAGGCAGAAAGATGGCATGCCTAGACCACGACGTTCATGGCTATGGCTGACTGTCAAGGACTCACATCAAGAAAACTCTAATTttaaagctctctctctctctctctctctctctctctctcacagcaaaGATCATGAAGAAACAATCGAATGCTGATTCTCCCCAATTCTTAATCGTGCAATTCTTATGCAATTCTCTCCGTGCACGCTACACctgtacattttcaaaatccaatggttgtagaagtttttttaaattcaaatccattttaacCACAAAATTCTACAACAGTTGGATTTCAAAAATGTACAAGTGTCACATGCATAGAGAGAATTGCACAAGGAATAAGAATTGGAGATGATCTAAATCTAAATTGGAAACGACAGCCACACAGCACACACTCACTCAGCAAAGATCATGAAGAAACAACATCCCCAACACACATATACTCGGCAAAGATTATGAAGAAACAATAGCtgcaacacacacacacactctctctctctgcgaaGATCATGAAGAAACAACAGACTAATCACACACAAACCAAGGATtaacgtatcggtatcgatcgccgtattggtcagccaaaattaagatacgtattgaagggtatcgtatcgtatcggagatacgctaaagatacacacataaatggatatgaaacatttttttaaacacttttgcttaaagaatttgttaaaaaaaaatctattgataacatgtattatgcattaACACTACATTGAgtgtatcgcactaagaattcaaggtttgtagttgtcccataaatgtaaaatccttgttcctaaccttgatttccactttagttagagagaaatatggctggtagcaactttggaacaaaacccCCTCAAAAATtcgtatttttctgaaaaaattacccatcttggccattatatgatcgtagcgcattgtatcggtacataacgatactcaccgatacgtatcgattgatacatactgatacgtactgattgatacataccgatactaaccgatacataccgaaatgtatatttcacctcgattttatattttccataaagtcgTATCAGTGCATATCGTATCacatcgatgtgtatcggtggtgtattgatgcatatcggtatgtatcgtaggatatatatcgatacaaaaggattttaaaaattccatgtatcgtattggtgtgtatcgtatcggtcgactaaatttaagatacgtatcggaagatatcgtatcgatatcagagatactttaaaccatgacacAAACACACTCTCGGCAAAGATCATGAAGAAACAACAGCCTAATCACACACACTCTCGGCAAAGATCATGAAGAAACAATAGCctaatcacacacacacacactcagcAAAGATCATGATGAAACAACAGCCccattacacacacacacactcggCAGAGATCATGAAGATACAACAGCCCCATTACAAACACGCACTCGGCAAAGAAACAACAGCCCCATCACACAGTTGGCAAAGATCATGAAGAAACAACAGCCCAAGAAAAGGGCCTGTTACATgtataatatttaaaatttgcTGACTTTTGGAGAGAACGTTTACTAATGCAGTATCTCAAAAGTTTCGGATAAAATACAtgaatcatctaaaaagaaataaaatcatatTAATTGCCTAACTACATTCTACATTCATTAGCATGGTAACATGCCTTGATGGGAGTCATGACTCATCAAATGGTGGTGGGTCATCCTAAGATCTAAGATATGTTCATGAAATGTTAGGCTTGGAGCATGCTTGAACTTTTCAAATGAGTCGAGCCTCTTCACCATTTTAGGCTATATGGTAAAACACAGCAATTCCTCCTCAATGTTTCTACAAAACATCTTACTAGACAAAGCCATAGAAACAGCTTACCAGTAGTCGTTGCAAGAACAAAACCCTTCTTTGAAATGGTGGAAACGATTACGATCTCTGACAACAATTTCTCTATTATATACTCTTGATATCATCTTTGTTGCAGTGTGGCAATCAGTACAGACTCTCAGATTTTTAGATATTCTAATTGTGGTTCCAGGTGAAGTTTTAATAAGACCGAAGGCAATAGCCAACTTCTCACTATGGTGGGACACTGATGCTTCTTTCTCATCTTCCTCTGCATCTAATCTTGCCTCTGCTGTGTTGGGCACATAACCAGCTGACTTAATTCGCTTAATAATGTCCTCAACTGCACCATAAATTTCCTTTGATTGTGGATGGGAACTATCTTCTGCAAAAAATTCATGAATCACTCCATCCAACTCAATTGAGGAACACCCTGGTGTCTTCTTTATTCCCTTCTCTTTCATCAGACTCCTTACCTTTAATGCATACTCCCACCAGCCCACTGATGCATAAATATTAGATAAGAGAATATAGTCCCCACTATGAGTGGGGTCCAGTTTAGCAAGTTGTTTCAGAGATTCTTCCCCAATTTCAACATTTTTATGAACCTTACATGAAGCCAAGAGTGTTCTCCAGACAACTGAATTAGGTTCAATTGGCAAGTTTTTAATAAACTGATATGCCTCTTCAATAAGCCCCGCTCTACCAAGAATATCGACCATGCAACCGTAGTGCTCAATCCTTGGCTCGATGCCAAAGTCTCTGTTCATACTAACAAAAAATCCCCGACCCTCATCAACGAGGCCAGCGTGGCTACAAGCAGAGAGAACGCCTATAAAAGTCACGTCATTTGGTTCAATATTATTCTTCTGCATCAAAGAGAAGAACTGCAGGGCCTTTCTTCCCTGACCGTTGTTGGCAAGACCTTGGATTAGCACTGTCCAGGACAAGACATTCTTTGAAGGCATCTTTTCAAACACTTCAAATGAATCATCTATAGACCCACATTTTGCATAGAAGTCCATTAGTGCGGTCCCAAGCGTAACAGTGAGCTTCAATCTCTTCCTCTTTATAAAGGAATGGACCCATTTTCCCGTTTCAAAGGCTCCCAGGACAGCACAAGACGAAAGAACACTGACCAAAGTAATCTCATTGGGATCCACCTTTGCCTTTTGCATCTGGTGGAATAGTGAGAGTGCCTCCCTACATCGGTTTGATTGGCTGTAACCAGAGATCATGGCACTCCAAGCGACAACGTCGCGTTGTGGCATCTCATCAAACAACCTCCGTGCGGTATCCACCCGACCACATTTTGCATACATGTCAACAAGAGAAGTGATCAAATTGAGATTCCCCTTTAAGCCCTTCGCCTCTATAGAATCATTTATCAGTTCCCCCAATTTTAAGTCCCCCAACCTTCCACTGGCCGTCAGAACACTAATCATAGTAACATCATCAAAAGCAACATCACACTGTAACATTTCATGAAACAATTTCACAACTTCCTCCCAGCACCCACTCTTAGAGTAACCCGCAAACATAGAATTCCAAGTAACGATACCTTTCAGGAGCATTCCATCGAACACCCTGCGAGCAACTTGGACTCTGCCGCAGTTCCCATATAAATGGATCAAAGTATTCTGAACAAACTCATgagacccaaaaccaaatttGAATAACTGGGCATGCATCTGCTCACCCTCTTTCAATGCTTTTAAtttggaacaagctttcaagaCACAGGGGAAAGTGTACGTATCAGGGTCCACTGAGCTTTCTAGCATTTGCTTGAAGATCAAAATGGCATTCTCAGGGCATGATTTCAAGGTGAACCCTCTAATCAAGATGTTGTAAGCTGCGGTGTTGGGTTCATCGATCCCACGGAAAATGGAAAGTGCGTAATCCATGCTTCCAGGGATAAGGATAGAGGAAGACTCGAGGAGGTGTTCGGCGAAATTGGGGTTGAGAATGTGGCCGGTTTTGATGGCACAGGCGTGGATTTGGTTGGTGTCTCTGATGGTTTTGCATTGTTCTAAGATCAAGGTTCTGGGGTTCTCAGGAAATTGGGAGACGATAGTTGCTGTTGTGGCTGTAGGGGTGAAGGCCTTGCAAGATGATAGACTGAAGGCCATAGTTTTATTACTATTAGTTCATTGGATGCCAACAATCCTGATTCCTGAGTTCTCGGTTTCAGATAGCCTCACAGATATATGATCAGTTAAACCAAAAGCATCATACTGGCCTAGTCTTTGGTCTCATTTGGGTCAAATCGAAGcaagaaaattatcaaaattggTCTGGTTCAGTTTCAGGTTGGCATCCGGTTGAGTTAATGGAAAATTATCGATTTGTTAttgggttggtttgggttgtttcgatttttctatttatatgaAGAAACTAAATATAAAGCCTATTATTTATggaagaaagaacgctacctCCTGATGTGTGTCTACACCTAAACACAACAGGTGCGGAAAGATCACGTTGCCCCATATTGAAGATGATCATGTGTGCCCCCCCACTGATCGTGCCCACTAGGTTGTACTTACACTGAgaggtagcattctcttgctCATAGTTTATTTATTGGGCAAGAGAACAGTGTCTGTTTGTGTCGCCATTACACCAACATGCAAGCCAATGAAAGGTCACAAAGAGGCATTtgggtgggaggtgggaggtgggaggtgggaggtgggagggggGGAGAGGATATTGCTTTCTTTTTGTGCCCATCTGCATTTGGGCATAGAGACATGCAAGTGGATagggttcttttctcctcaCTTATTCCCCCTTTCGGTTTAATTTCTATTGTTTAGATTGGCCTAGCCAATTTTGATTCTTACGGTTTTGTAAGAACCCCAGGCTAAAACCAGCCAAATAAGAGTTTGGTTCGTCTGGATGAACCAGTCATTTTTATCGGTCCAACCAGTTCACCAGAAATTTGACCCACTTATGTACGGtcatcttttctatttttggatGAGAGGTAGGTCGTTTTTGCTGAGTTTGAGATATGGCAAAATTTTAGACCCACCAAATAAGCCCAGTTAGGACGACAAGATTTATTTTGTCTATATATTAAAACCCAGTCCATCTTCATACCGTTTCATGGCCCATTTCCCCTACTCAAATACCATAGACGTATTTGACAgataaatggaaaattttaccTTACGCTATGAGGTCAAGTTAAGGGCAAGGTCAATTCTTCATCTTCAGAGGCGACATCCCCTCCAAGAGGGTACGGGCAATGTTTTTACTTTTACCCCATAGGATAAGGTAACGTATAAGAGAAAATCATTTACCCTACCTTACAGCTACCCCTTACATCTCTTAAGAGttggggtgtcaatcggttgggccAAGTAGTTTtcagtcgggcttaatcggtccCTGTCAATTTAATGTTCCACATTGTTTCTGCCCATTTGGGTAATTGGGTCTTGGCCAGGGCATagatatatttttatttgtctgGTTGGTTGCCAAACCATAATCAGGCTAATTGGACAATAATTGGGATTTAAATAGGTTAATTAACTTATAGGGCTATAAATTGTCCTTGAACATGCCATAAATGTGTTATAACCGGGCCAAATGGGCTAAAATGAGCTAATCGAGTTATAAACACTTGGTTATCAGTCGGTCCTAGTCAGGCGATCGTCAGACCAGTATTTGCACAGGAAAAGATCAATTAATAGCTTGATCATTAATTGATCGATGCTTGAGTCCAATTCATTTAGTAATCGGGCAAGCCAATCTCTGCTTTAACCAATTGTTTAAGGTTGGACTTACTGGTGTAGGCCaacttttgacacccttaccttaCAGGTAATGGTAAGGTTGAACTCCTTCACGTTCAACCTGAGCATGACATTTCAATTTGTCACCGAGTTCAATCCGACTTGATATTCCCCAACTTGAACACAAAACTATCGGATTGTCCTTATGTCTAGTCAGAAATTTTTGCCACCACTACCCTAAATTGACATCATAGTTGTGTTTGGTATACATATTTGGAGTAGATTCTTGATCTATAATGCATTTTGAActgattcttctctattttttcactTCAAAATGCATTTGGACTataatttattcaaaaaatacatatcaaacacaacctcCAATTACAAAATAGCTTGGATTggccacacttttttttttttttagccaagGGTATCCAAGTctttggcctaactagtcccgcgggcccatactgaccccacaaccacatggactaGGTCATAAGGATTGAATGAGAAACATTCAACTTTCACAGAAAGTATCGAAAGCAGTGAATAACACTAAACacctcgtgtgagtggccccaataAGATAAAAGGAGTCGATGAAGTTCCCATGAAAGTGGATAGGTTTCTGCCAAATGTGGTCGCAATTTGCAACCCAAGATTCTCTCTTCCATTGTAAAAGTGGATATCATTGTCGCCATGGCTCTTTCGGCCTTTGGGAATCTTACTAAGATAATGTTGGAAGGAAAAGTGGATGCCCGGAGGACCGAGTGACCGACCGAATGCTATACCCTGTCAACAATCCAACCTCAGCTCTCCTCCTCAGTCCCTAGTGGGCAGTCGCCGCTGGTTCATTTTTATTCTCCCCTATCTCTCTTTCATGATCGAAATGGAATAATTCTTTCTCTAGATCGATCGAAACCTGGCACTGAATAACAGTAACAACCAGCACTATAAATAACCCAATTATGATTGCAAGAGAAGGCAAATAAGTTGATCGAGCaatcttgttcttcttctcataGGCATTTCATCATACATCTGATCGGTAAGTGAGAAGTGAGTCAAGATGCAAAGGTGggcagtgagagagagagagcagaagcAGCAGCGGAGTCAGAATGGGTTGCAGGATTCGCAATCCGCAGGTGACTACCAGTCTTATGT is a window from the Macadamia integrifolia cultivar HAES 741 chromosome 5, SCU_Mint_v3, whole genome shotgun sequence genome containing:
- the LOC122078811 gene encoding pentatricopeptide repeat-containing protein At1g08070, chloroplastic-like; translation: MAFSLSSCKAFTPTATTATIVSQFPENPRTLILEQCKTIRDTNQIHACAIKTGHILNPNFAEHLLESSSILIPGSMDYALSIFRGIDEPNTAAYNILIRGFTLKSCPENAILIFKQMLESSVDPDTYTFPCVLKACSKLKALKEGEQMHAQLFKFGFGSHEFVQNTLIHLYGNCGRVQVARRVFDGMLLKGIVTWNSMFAGYSKSGCWEEVVKLFHEMLQCDVAFDDVTMISVLTASGRLGDLKLGELINDSIEAKGLKGNLNLITSLVDMYAKCGRVDTARRLFDEMPQRDVVAWSAMISGYSQSNRCREALSLFHQMQKAKVDPNEITLVSVLSSCAVLGAFETGKWVHSFIKRKRLKLTVTLGTALMDFYAKCGSIDDSFEVFEKMPSKNVLSWTVLIQGLANNGQGRKALQFFSLMQKNNIEPNDVTFIGVLSACSHAGLVDEGRGFFVSMNRDFGIEPRIEHYGCMVDILGRAGLIEEAYQFIKNLPIEPNSVVWRTLLASCKVHKNVEIGEESLKQLAKLDPTHSGDYILLSNIYASVGWWEYALKVRSLMKEKGIKKTPGCSSIELDGVIHEFFAEDSSHPQSKEIYGAVEDIIKRIKSAGYVPNTAEARLDAEEDEKEASVSHHSEKLAIAFGLIKTSPGTTIRISKNLRVCTDCHTATKMISRVYNREIVVRDRNRFHHFKEGFCSCNDYW